A single region of the Halorubrum depositum genome encodes:
- a CDS encoding carbohydrate ABC transporter permease, whose protein sequence is MTDRSTDAEATAETGGPVAPDGGVADAETADQPVINPTADEPDLDRGVIEAWAAKMITNPDRAYRATFYVATIFFLVTTLFPFYWLFVVAVTPRGNLSEVGVFLPAGFNPAAFIEVFNTLPFHRYVFNSFLIATIATVAVLLVGSLAGYVFGRLRFRGRNVMLLLVLVTSFFPPAAFFIPLNRLFNTNIDVLRPLISAGSLYNTPYAIFIPLSAIFLPLSIFILMTFYSQIPDGLEDAARVEGTTRIGALFRVIVPLSAPGVATAGVLTFISVYNEYFFSSLMTDGRPGNWAPMLEGILRFQGEFEVLYNLMAAASIIAVLPVAILVVVAQEKIVSGLTTGAVKE, encoded by the coding sequence ATGACCGACCGCTCGACCGACGCGGAAGCCACCGCGGAGACCGGTGGCCCCGTCGCTCCCGACGGCGGCGTGGCCGACGCCGAGACGGCCGATCAGCCGGTCATCAATCCGACCGCCGACGAGCCGGATCTCGACCGCGGCGTCATCGAGGCGTGGGCCGCGAAGATGATCACCAACCCGGATCGCGCGTACCGGGCGACGTTCTACGTCGCGACCATCTTCTTCCTCGTCACGACGCTGTTCCCGTTCTACTGGCTGTTCGTCGTCGCGGTGACGCCGCGCGGGAACCTCTCGGAGGTCGGCGTGTTCCTGCCGGCCGGCTTCAACCCGGCGGCGTTCATCGAGGTGTTCAACACGCTGCCGTTCCACCGGTACGTGTTCAACAGCTTCCTGATCGCGACGATCGCGACCGTGGCGGTGCTGCTCGTGGGGAGCCTCGCCGGCTACGTGTTCGGTCGCCTCCGGTTCCGCGGGCGCAACGTGATGCTACTCCTAGTGCTCGTCACGTCGTTCTTCCCGCCGGCGGCGTTCTTCATTCCGCTGAACCGGCTGTTCAACACCAACATCGACGTGTTGCGGCCGCTGATATCCGCCGGATCGCTGTACAACACCCCGTACGCGATCTTCATACCGCTGTCGGCGATCTTCCTGCCGCTGTCGATATTCATCCTGATGACGTTCTACTCGCAGATCCCCGACGGGCTGGAGGACGCGGCCCGCGTCGAGGGGACGACGCGGATCGGCGCGCTGTTCCGCGTTATCGTCCCGCTGTCGGCTCCGGGCGTCGCGACCGCGGGGGTGCTGACGTTCATCTCGGTGTACAACGAGTACTTCTTCAGCTCGCTGATGACCGACGGGCGGCCGGGCAACTGGGCGCCGATGCTCGAAGGGATACTGCGGTTCCAGGGCGAGTTCGAGGTGCTGTATAACCTCATGGCGGCCGCCAGCATCATCGCGGTGCTCCCGGTCGCCATCCTCGTCGTCGTCGCACAGGAGAAGATCGTGAGCGGACTCACCACGGGGGCGGTCAAGGAGTAA
- a CDS encoding carbohydrate ABC transporter permease, with amino-acid sequence MSTDTRADEGGSLLARPLNWLETQSEEVYAYVLLIPAFALLALVAFYPLIETFRFSLLADAVASADPFGEFIGLDNYVDLLTGDTNFTQQFISISTTDSFPFVTFGAPFLQQALFVTLAFAILSVLFETTIGFGQALVLDQDFYGRRWVRVSIIIPWAIPIVIQGMIFFLLFNPTIGFGTEFMQWLGVFGDNPLSSSTDSFIIVLVADIWKTTAFMALLILAGLQSIDRGLYDVAEVSGASPWQRFRYITLPLVAPALLVAMLFRTMDAMRIYGLIDATAGCETVPSLTCLVIIALQNSRRWATASAVAFLTAVVISGFVLLYLLALRDSEGGVA; translated from the coding sequence ATGTCAACCGACACGCGAGCGGATGAGGGGGGATCGCTGCTCGCCCGCCCGCTCAACTGGCTGGAGACGCAGAGCGAGGAGGTGTACGCCTACGTCCTGCTGATCCCTGCGTTCGCGCTGCTCGCGCTCGTCGCTTTCTACCCGCTGATCGAGACGTTCCGCTTCTCGCTGCTCGCGGACGCCGTCGCGTCCGCCGACCCGTTCGGCGAGTTCATCGGCCTCGATAACTACGTCGACCTACTGACCGGTGACACGAACTTCACGCAGCAGTTCATCTCGATATCGACCACGGACTCGTTCCCGTTCGTCACGTTCGGGGCGCCGTTCCTGCAGCAGGCGCTGTTCGTCACGCTGGCGTTCGCAATCTTGAGCGTCCTGTTCGAGACGACGATCGGGTTCGGGCAGGCCCTGGTGCTCGACCAAGACTTCTACGGTCGCCGCTGGGTCCGAGTGTCGATCATCATCCCGTGGGCCATCCCAATCGTCATTCAGGGGATGATCTTCTTCCTGCTTTTCAACCCGACCATCGGGTTCGGGACCGAGTTCATGCAGTGGCTCGGCGTGTTCGGCGACAACCCGCTGTCGAGCAGCACGGACTCGTTCATCATCGTGCTCGTCGCCGACATCTGGAAGACGACGGCGTTTATGGCGCTGCTCATCCTGGCGGGGCTTCAGAGCATCGACCGCGGGCTCTACGACGTCGCGGAGGTGTCGGGCGCCTCGCCCTGGCAGCGGTTCCGGTACATCACCCTGCCGCTCGTGGCGCCGGCGCTGCTCGTCGCGATGCTGTTCCGGACGATGGACGCGATGCGGATCTACGGGCTCATCGACGCCACGGCGGGCTGTGAGACCGTGCCGTCGCTGACCTGTCTCGTGATCATCGCGCTCCAGAACAGCCGGCGCTGGGCGACGGCCTCCGCGGTCGCGTTCCTGACCGCCGTCGTCATCAGCGGGTTCGTCTTGTTGTACCTGCTCGCGCTGCGCGACAGCGAGGGGGGTGTCGCATGA
- a CDS encoding HVO_2523 family zinc finger protein, protein MTKGDDGRGTEGETTAGSGGRPCPLCETPMYHRHCKYVCPAHGVVYDCSDTFY, encoded by the coding sequence ATGACCAAGGGCGACGACGGTCGGGGAACGGAAGGGGAGACGACCGCCGGTTCCGGCGGTCGACCGTGCCCGCTCTGTGAGACCCCGATGTACCACAGACACTGCAAGTACGTCTGCCCGGCCCACGGGGTCGTCTACGACTGCAGCGACACCTTCTACTGA
- the hisD gene encoding histidinol dehydrogenase yields MDVRTVADLSPAERRAFFERDAGVDAVRDDVTEIVDRVRAEGDVALREFAEEFDGVTVGNIDVTDDAERAHAELDDAGDPVLDAVREAAANVREFHERQRPEDWRDEFGGRELGRRFRPIDRAGVYVPGGAAAYPSSALMGVIPATVAGVDHVAVATPPAEELNRVTLAAVHEAGADAVYQVGGAQAIAALAYGTETVTSAQKVVGPGNKWVTAAKAVVQGDVEIDFLAGPSEVLVLADGTADPDLVAADLVAQAEHDPNASVVAVTADADLAAAVADAVDDQAAGREREETIRAALDNDASGVLCARSMPEAVLFAEEYAAEHLSIVADDDEALLDRITNAGSVFLGPYSPVAAGDYATGTNHVLPTNGGAKRYGGLSVDTFLRSSTVQRLDRDALADLSETVTTLAEAEGLEAHAESVRKRFE; encoded by the coding sequence ATGGACGTACGAACCGTCGCCGACCTCTCGCCGGCCGAGCGGCGCGCCTTCTTCGAGCGCGACGCCGGCGTCGACGCGGTCCGCGACGACGTGACGGAGATCGTCGACAGGGTGCGCGCGGAGGGCGACGTGGCGCTCCGGGAGTTCGCCGAGGAGTTCGACGGCGTCACCGTCGGCAACATCGACGTCACCGACGACGCGGAGCGCGCGCACGCCGAGCTCGACGACGCGGGCGACCCGGTGCTCGACGCGGTCCGCGAGGCCGCCGCCAACGTGCGCGAGTTCCACGAGCGGCAGCGCCCCGAGGACTGGCGCGACGAGTTCGGCGGCCGGGAGCTGGGTCGCCGGTTTCGACCGATCGACCGCGCGGGGGTGTACGTGCCCGGCGGCGCGGCCGCCTACCCCTCCAGCGCGCTGATGGGGGTCATCCCGGCGACGGTCGCCGGCGTCGACCACGTCGCCGTCGCGACCCCGCCGGCCGAGGAGCTGAACCGGGTCACCCTCGCGGCGGTCCACGAGGCGGGCGCCGACGCGGTGTACCAGGTCGGCGGCGCGCAGGCGATCGCCGCGCTCGCGTACGGGACGGAGACCGTGACGAGCGCGCAGAAGGTGGTGGGGCCCGGCAACAAGTGGGTGACCGCCGCGAAGGCGGTCGTCCAGGGCGACGTCGAGATCGACTTCCTCGCGGGGCCGAGCGAGGTGCTCGTGCTCGCCGACGGGACCGCCGACCCCGACCTCGTCGCGGCCGACCTCGTCGCGCAGGCCGAGCACGACCCGAACGCCTCCGTGGTCGCCGTCACCGCCGACGCCGACCTCGCCGCCGCGGTCGCCGACGCGGTCGACGACCAGGCCGCGGGCCGCGAGCGCGAGGAGACGATCCGGGCCGCTCTCGACAACGACGCCTCCGGCGTCCTGTGCGCCCGGTCGATGCCCGAGGCGGTGCTGTTCGCCGAGGAGTACGCGGCCGAGCACCTCTCGATCGTCGCCGACGACGACGAGGCCCTCTTGGATCGAATCACGAACGCCGGCTCCGTCTTCCTCGGGCCGTACTCCCCCGTGGCCGCCGGCGACTACGCGACCGGGACGAACCACGTGCTGCCGACGAACGGCGGCGCGAAGCGCTACGGCGGGCTCTCCGTCGACACGTTCCTGCGGTCGTCGACGGTCCAGCGGCTCGACCGCGACGCGCTCGCCGACCTCTCGGAGACGGTCACGACGCTCGCGGAGGCGGAGGGGTTGGAGGCGCACGCCGAGAGCGTCCGGAAGCGGTTCGAGTAG
- a CDS encoding phytoene/squalene synthase family protein, whose amino-acid sequence MVEHGQVARSKRIQRRTGKTFHVATRLLPKRIRHATYVLYGFFRIADEVVDAEDTAPPAEQRAELDRLRRAALGEEPTDDPVLEAFAEVKAEHGIADEDVHSFVDAMESDIDTDRYETYEELEAYMDGSAAAVGRMMTAIMNLDAETEAAALPHATKLGEAFQMTNFIRDVREDVVERDRVYLPLETLRRHGVSEEQLLDLEFDANVASAVREELSRTERLYEEGVAGIKYLPEDCQLAVLLAAVLYADHHRLVRNLGYDTVSTTPELSFARKISLLVRTRWKWQWNKDPEAVFHEMCRGFDGARDRREHGPHGSGVAQSD is encoded by the coding sequence ATGGTAGAGCACGGACAGGTTGCCCGGAGCAAGCGGATCCAGCGCCGTACGGGCAAGACCTTCCACGTCGCCACCCGGCTGCTCCCGAAGCGGATCCGCCACGCCACGTACGTGCTGTACGGCTTCTTCCGCATCGCCGACGAGGTCGTCGACGCCGAGGACACCGCGCCGCCGGCCGAACAGCGCGCCGAGCTCGATCGCCTCCGGCGGGCCGCCCTCGGCGAGGAGCCGACGGACGACCCCGTGTTGGAGGCGTTCGCCGAGGTGAAGGCGGAACACGGGATCGCCGACGAGGACGTCCACTCGTTCGTCGACGCGATGGAGAGCGACATCGACACCGACCGCTACGAGACGTACGAGGAGCTGGAGGCGTACATGGACGGCTCCGCCGCCGCGGTCGGGCGGATGATGACGGCGATCATGAACCTGGACGCGGAGACCGAGGCCGCGGCGCTGCCGCACGCGACCAAGCTCGGCGAGGCGTTCCAGATGACGAACTTCATCCGCGACGTCCGCGAGGACGTCGTCGAGCGCGACCGGGTGTACCTCCCGCTGGAGACCCTCCGGCGACACGGGGTGAGCGAGGAGCAGCTCCTCGATCTGGAATTCGACGCGAACGTCGCGAGCGCGGTCCGCGAGGAGCTCTCCCGGACGGAGCGGCTCTACGAGGAAGGGGTCGCGGGGATCAAGTACCTCCCCGAGGACTGCCAGCTGGCGGTGTTGCTCGCGGCGGTACTGTACGCGGACCACCACCGGCTCGTCCGGAACCTGGGGTACGACACGGTGTCGACGACGCCGGAGCTCTCCTTCGCCCGCAAGATCTCGCTGCTCGTCCGGACGCGCTGGAAGTGGCAGTGGAACAAGGACCCCGAAGCGGTGTTCCACGAGATGTGCCGCGGCTTCGACGGCGCGCGCGACCGCCGCGAGCACGGACCGCACGGCTCCGGCGTCGCGCAGTCGGACTGA
- a CDS encoding ABC transporter ATP-binding protein, whose protein sequence is MASVKLEGITKRYEDVTAVDNMSLEIEDGEFVTFVGPSGCGKSTTMETIAGLTLPTEGTIEIGGRDVTNLPPKDRGISMVFQNIALFPHMDVYDNVSFGLRLRKYDQEEIDRRVQEAADIVQLEGMMDRMPKEMSGGQRQRVAIARAIVRNPGAFLMDEPLANLDAELRVHMRTQLQRLHRELDTTIIYVTHDQAQAMTMSDRIAVIDGGVLQQVAPPLECYNEPANLFVAGFIGSPAMNFLEGEVIDGGFESQYTQIDFDPETHGVTPGQEITVGIRPEDVFLAEDSRKAASPTKAFDAVVDVLEPMGKEMNAYLLFDRDVEASAEGRGEGQLLINLAPDTDIEEGDDIQIVMDRENVHLFDRASGDAITHSLE, encoded by the coding sequence ATGGCATCAGTCAAACTAGAGGGAATCACGAAACGGTACGAGGACGTAACGGCGGTCGACAACATGAGCCTGGAGATCGAGGACGGTGAGTTCGTCACCTTCGTCGGCCCCTCCGGCTGCGGGAAGTCGACCACGATGGAGACGATCGCCGGACTCACGCTCCCCACGGAGGGGACCATCGAGATCGGCGGGCGCGACGTGACGAATCTCCCGCCGAAGGATCGGGGGATCTCCATGGTGTTCCAGAACATCGCGCTGTTCCCGCACATGGACGTGTACGACAACGTCTCCTTCGGGCTCCGACTCCGGAAGTACGACCAGGAGGAGATCGACCGGCGCGTTCAGGAGGCGGCCGACATCGTCCAGCTCGAGGGGATGATGGACCGGATGCCAAAGGAGATGTCCGGGGGACAGCGACAGCGCGTCGCCATCGCCCGCGCAATCGTCCGGAACCCCGGCGCGTTCCTGATGGACGAGCCGCTGGCGAACCTCGACGCGGAGCTCCGGGTCCACATGCGAACCCAGCTCCAGCGGCTCCACCGCGAACTGGACACGACGATCATCTACGTCACGCACGACCAGGCGCAGGCGATGACGATGTCCGACCGCATCGCCGTCATCGACGGCGGCGTGCTCCAGCAGGTGGCACCGCCGCTGGAGTGTTACAACGAGCCGGCGAACCTGTTCGTCGCCGGCTTCATCGGGTCGCCCGCGATGAACTTCCTCGAGGGCGAGGTCATCGACGGCGGCTTCGAGTCCCAGTACACGCAGATCGACTTCGATCCCGAGACTCACGGGGTCACGCCGGGACAGGAGATCACGGTCGGGATTCGTCCCGAGGACGTGTTCTTGGCGGAGGACTCCCGGAAGGCGGCCTCGCCGACGAAGGCGTTCGACGCCGTGGTCGACGTCCTCGAACCGATGGGGAAAGAGATGAACGCCTACCTCCTGTTCGACCGCGACGTCGAGGCGAGCGCCGAGGGGCGCGGCGAGGGACAGCTCCTCATCAATCTCGCGCCCGATACGGACATCGAGGAGGGCGACGACATCCAGATCGTGATGGACCGCGAGAACGTCCACCTGTTCGACCGAGCGAGCGGCGACGCGATCACCCACTCGCTGGAGTGA
- a CDS encoding cysteine hydrolase family protein yields the protein MPYDPTETAVIVVDMQNGFCHPDGSLYAEPSEAAIGPVTALVERAREAGASVVYTRDVHPPEQFEETHYYDEFDRWGEHVVEGSWDAELVGGLDARETDHVVEKHTYDAFYRTDLEGYLDAHGIRDLLICGTLANVCVLHTAGSAGLRDYRPVVVEDALGYITEDHREYAVDHADWLFGETTTREAVAFAEA from the coding sequence ATGCCGTACGATCCGACCGAGACGGCGGTGATCGTCGTCGACATGCAGAACGGGTTCTGCCACCCGGACGGGAGCCTCTACGCCGAGCCGAGCGAGGCGGCGATCGGGCCGGTGACGGCGCTCGTCGAGCGGGCGCGTGAGGCCGGCGCGAGCGTCGTCTACACCCGCGACGTCCACCCGCCGGAGCAGTTCGAGGAGACGCACTACTACGACGAGTTCGACCGCTGGGGCGAACACGTCGTCGAAGGGTCCTGGGACGCCGAGCTCGTCGGGGGGCTCGACGCGCGCGAGACGGACCACGTCGTCGAGAAGCACACCTACGACGCCTTCTATCGGACCGACTTAGAGGGGTACCTCGACGCCCACGGGATACGCGATCTGCTGATCTGCGGGACGCTCGCGAACGTCTGCGTGCTCCACACGGCCGGCAGCGCGGGGCTCCGCGACTACCGGCCGGTCGTCGTCGAGGACGCGCTGGGGTACATCACCGAGGACCACCGCGAGTACGCCGTCGACCACGCGGACTGGCTGTTCGGCGAGACGACGACGCGAGAGGCGGTCGCGTTCGCGGAGGCGTGA
- a CDS encoding mechanosensitive ion channel family protein produces the protein MFPSPLTLFEGLTAVEATIAVLLVSVVAAVGMEFAVLRVARRYVATTDSGYDDIVVSSLRPPLVVTAALTGVYVLTQVPAVRSSVVVSPGLLDAVFGRPSLSVIVLVWAYGANTVVNRVVAAVNAEGGRFDFAPVFSNVWTLAVLVGSVGSLLWLWGIEITPLLGAAGVAGIAVGFAAKDTVANFFGGIALYFDDTYKIGDYIVLDDGTAGTVIKVGVRSTTLLTRDEVLVTVPNAALNAAKVTNESAPQRRRRVRVPIGVAYGTDVDEFEALAIEVVQAESLVLDSPKPRARLRSFGDSALQYEILCWVNGPTRRRRAQHELNRALYKALGDADIEIPYPKRDVTVTTASGADGGIPSEGATTRPDADEEAAAGPGTDRAA, from the coding sequence ATGTTCCCCTCCCCGCTGACGCTGTTCGAGGGCCTCACCGCCGTCGAGGCGACGATCGCGGTCCTCCTGGTCTCCGTCGTCGCCGCCGTGGGGATGGAGTTCGCCGTCCTGCGTGTCGCCCGCCGGTACGTCGCGACCACCGACTCCGGGTACGACGACATCGTCGTCTCCTCGCTCCGGCCTCCTCTGGTGGTCACCGCGGCGCTCACCGGGGTGTACGTGCTCACGCAGGTGCCCGCGGTCCGGTCGTCTGTGGTCGTGAGCCCCGGGCTGCTCGACGCGGTCTTCGGTCGGCCGTCGCTGTCGGTCATCGTCCTCGTGTGGGCGTACGGGGCCAACACCGTCGTGAACCGGGTCGTCGCCGCGGTCAACGCCGAGGGCGGCCGGTTCGACTTCGCGCCCGTGTTCTCGAACGTGTGGACGCTCGCGGTGCTCGTCGGGAGCGTCGGCTCGCTGCTGTGGCTGTGGGGCATCGAGATCACGCCCCTGCTCGGCGCCGCGGGGGTCGCCGGCATCGCGGTCGGCTTCGCCGCGAAGGACACGGTCGCGAACTTCTTCGGCGGGATCGCGCTCTACTTCGACGACACCTACAAGATCGGCGACTACATCGTCCTCGACGACGGCACCGCCGGGACGGTGATCAAGGTGGGCGTGCGCTCGACGACGCTGCTCACCCGCGACGAGGTGCTCGTGACGGTGCCGAACGCGGCGCTCAACGCCGCGAAGGTGACGAACGAGTCCGCGCCGCAGCGACGGCGCCGCGTCCGGGTCCCGATCGGCGTCGCCTACGGGACCGACGTCGACGAGTTCGAGGCGCTCGCGATCGAGGTCGTCCAGGCCGAGTCGCTCGTCCTCGACTCCCCGAAGCCGCGCGCTCGCCTCCGGTCGTTCGGCGACTCGGCGCTCCAGTACGAGATCCTCTGTTGGGTCAACGGGCCGACGCGTCGCCGCCGCGCGCAACACGAGCTCAACCGCGCGCTGTACAAAGCGCTGGGCGACGCCGACATCGAGATCCCGTATCCGAAACGCGACGTGACGGTCACCACCGCCAGCGGCGCGGACGGAGGGATCCCGAGCGAGGGGGCGACGACTCGCCCCGACGCCGACGAGGAGGCCGCGGCGGGGCCCGGCACCGATCGCGCGGCCTGA
- a CDS encoding extracellular solute-binding protein, with the protein MVDRESDHDGGRVGVSRRRFIETTGAAGAAIGLAGCSGGGGGGGGDGPIQITMDGEWQGISDTVTQSLYDAGLDESIEVEILPGDFESGARRSEFTSALDAGRASPDIFMMDSGWTIPFIARGQLVNLSEELSSETLDYVQSDYLGSAVSTASDPESGDLFGLPLFPDYPVMHYRKDLVEDAGYDPDGENWATEPMSWQEFAEMAADVWEQNGGPGGDFDYGFTTQADNYVGLSCCTFNETMTSFGGAYFGDHENLFGPIGDRPITVNEEPVHDTIRMMRSFMEGPDAEYAHPDFPQISTTDLLSFTEEPAREPFTGGNAIFHRNWPYAIPINLDSDNFEQADYDVMPLPYGVEDGEGAYEGTGGPAGALGGWHLTINPNTQRLDECVQVLEAFANEEVMQSNFAEGGYLPPDPSVTESVDPEEVGALGNFLDTLAVAGQNTVPRPVTVAWPDQSPQVASEVSAAYQGEKSPEQAMSDLQSSLESVESDLAE; encoded by the coding sequence ATGGTCGACAGAGAGTCCGATCACGACGGCGGTCGCGTGGGGGTATCACGACGGCGGTTCATCGAAACAACCGGTGCCGCGGGGGCGGCGATCGGTCTCGCCGGTTGTTCCGGCGGCGGTGGCGGGGGGGGCGGCGACGGGCCGATTCAGATCACGATGGACGGCGAGTGGCAGGGGATCTCCGACACCGTCACTCAGAGCCTGTACGACGCCGGGCTCGACGAATCGATCGAGGTCGAGATCCTGCCGGGGGACTTCGAGTCGGGCGCGCGGCGGTCCGAGTTCACGTCGGCGCTGGACGCCGGGCGAGCGAGCCCGGACATCTTCATGATGGACTCCGGCTGGACGATCCCGTTCATCGCCCGGGGGCAGCTCGTGAACCTGAGCGAGGAGCTCTCCTCTGAGACGCTCGATTACGTCCAAAGCGACTACCTGGGGAGCGCCGTGAGCACCGCGAGCGACCCGGAGAGCGGGGACCTGTTCGGCCTGCCGCTGTTCCCGGACTACCCGGTGATGCACTACCGAAAGGACCTCGTCGAGGACGCCGGCTACGACCCCGACGGAGAGAACTGGGCGACCGAGCCGATGAGCTGGCAGGAGTTCGCCGAGATGGCCGCCGACGTCTGGGAGCAGAACGGCGGCCCCGGCGGCGACTTCGACTACGGATTCACCACGCAGGCCGACAACTACGTCGGACTGTCCTGCTGTACGTTCAACGAGACGATGACCTCGTTCGGCGGCGCGTACTTCGGCGACCACGAGAACCTCTTCGGGCCGATCGGCGACCGGCCGATCACCGTCAACGAAGAGCCCGTCCACGACACGATCCGCATGATGCGGTCGTTCATGGAGGGGCCGGACGCGGAGTACGCCCACCCCGACTTCCCGCAGATCTCGACGACGGACCTGCTGTCGTTCACCGAGGAGCCGGCCCGGGAGCCGTTCACGGGCGGGAACGCGATCTTCCACCGCAACTGGCCGTACGCGATCCCGATCAACCTCGACTCGGACAACTTCGAGCAGGCCGACTACGACGTGATGCCGCTCCCGTACGGCGTCGAGGACGGCGAGGGCGCCTACGAGGGAACCGGCGGTCCCGCCGGGGCGCTCGGCGGGTGGCACCTCACGATCAACCCGAACACCCAGCGGCTCGACGAGTGTGTCCAGGTGCTGGAGGCGTTCGCCAACGAGGAGGTCATGCAGAGCAACTTCGCCGAGGGAGGGTACCTCCCGCCGGACCCGTCGGTCACCGAGTCGGTGGACCCCGAGGAGGTCGGCGCGCTCGGTAACTTCCTCGACACGCTCGCGGTGGCCGGGCAGAACACGGTCCCGCGCCCCGTCACGGTGGCCTGGCCCGACCAGAGCCCGCAGGTCGCCTCCGAGGTGTCGGCGGCCTATCAGGGCGAGAAGTCGCCCGAGCAAGCGATGTCAGACCTGCAGAGCTCGCTCGAATCCGTCGAATCCGACCTGGCAGAATAA
- a CDS encoding TrmB family transcriptional regulator has product MRVDRAELTETLEDAGLSPYQADAYVTVLELGAAPVTRIADASGVPDPRIYDVLRDLESAGYIETYEQESLYARANSLDEITEDLRTRASRFTAATEEIERRWNEPSVEQSTVSIVTRFETVVKNADEFIREAEMQVNVSLGVEHFERLRPALQAATERGVRVNLSIHTPDGEAEALPDSEELAEVCSEARHRRLPSPFVVIVDRTKTCFAPHAGSTNEYGVLVDDRTHTYVFHWYFLTTQWDTWKPIYTARNDEPPIDYIDIRYCIRDVAPLLRDGATVRIRIEGTDTDSGTDRVVEGVLSDVVVTGDDDAVGADTVASYGGRVGLIVETDDGPVEVGGWGAMVEAVEAHRITVVSVD; this is encoded by the coding sequence ATGAGAGTGGACCGCGCAGAACTCACCGAGACGCTGGAGGACGCCGGCCTCTCACCGTATCAGGCCGACGCCTACGTCACGGTGCTGGAGCTCGGCGCCGCCCCGGTCACGCGGATCGCCGACGCGAGCGGAGTGCCCGACCCGCGGATCTACGACGTGTTGCGCGACTTAGAGAGCGCCGGCTACATCGAGACGTACGAGCAGGAGTCGCTGTACGCCCGCGCGAACAGCCTCGACGAGATCACCGAGGACCTCCGGACGCGCGCGAGTCGGTTCACCGCGGCGACCGAGGAGATCGAGCGCCGCTGGAACGAGCCGAGCGTCGAGCAGTCGACGGTGAGCATCGTCACCCGGTTCGAGACGGTGGTAAAGAACGCCGACGAGTTCATTCGGGAGGCCGAGATGCAGGTGAACGTCTCGCTCGGCGTCGAGCACTTCGAGCGGCTGCGCCCGGCGCTTCAGGCGGCCACCGAGCGCGGCGTCCGCGTCAATCTCTCGATCCACACCCCGGACGGGGAGGCCGAGGCGCTCCCGGACTCCGAGGAGCTCGCCGAGGTCTGCTCCGAGGCCCGTCACCGCCGGCTCCCCTCCCCGTTCGTGGTGATCGTCGACCGGACGAAGACCTGTTTTGCACCCCACGCGGGCTCGACCAACGAGTACGGCGTGCTCGTCGACGACCGCACTCACACGTACGTGTTCCACTGGTACTTCCTGACGACCCAGTGGGACACGTGGAAGCCGATCTACACGGCCCGGAACGACGAGCCGCCGATCGACTACATCGACATCCGGTACTGCATCCGCGACGTCGCGCCGCTCCTCCGCGACGGGGCGACCGTCCGCATTCGAATCGAGGGGACCGACACCGACAGCGGCACCGACCGCGTCGTCGAGGGCGTCCTCTCGGACGTCGTGGTCACCGGCGACGACGACGCGGTCGGCGCTGACACCGTCGCCAGCTACGGCGGCCGGGTCGGACTCATCGTCGAGACCGACGACGGCCCCGTCGAGGTCGGCGGCTGGGGCGCGATGGTCGAAGCCGTCGAGGCCCACCGGATCACGGTCGTCAGCGTCGACTGA